One Clostridium estertheticum DNA segment encodes these proteins:
- the rimM gene encoding ribosome maturation factor RimM (Essential for efficient processing of 16S rRNA), producing the protein MKDFMSVGQIGKTHGLKGEVKVFSLTDSLERFKELKSVYIDGEIRKIEGCKLQADKAILKIEGIDTIEQAELYRNKYLMVSRENAIKLPEGSYYVADLIDCSVFDDAGEELGKVFDVLHTPGNDVYWVKGKKEVLIPVLKDIVVSIDIEKREIIIKPVNDWLE; encoded by the coding sequence ATGAAAGATTTTATGAGTGTAGGTCAGATTGGTAAAACACATGGGTTAAAGGGTGAAGTTAAAGTTTTTTCATTAACTGATTCACTTGAAAGATTTAAAGAATTAAAAAGTGTGTATATTGATGGGGAAATCAGAAAAATTGAAGGTTGTAAACTTCAAGCAGATAAAGCAATACTAAAAATTGAAGGCATAGATACCATAGAACAGGCAGAACTATATAGAAACAAGTATTTGATGGTTAGTCGTGAAAATGCTATTAAATTGCCAGAGGGTAGCTATTATGTAGCTGATTTGATAGATTGCAGTGTTTTCGACGATGCTGGGGAAGAACTCGGAAAAGTATTTGATGTTCTTCATACACCAGGTAATGATGTATATTGGGTTAAGGGGAAAAAAGAAGTGCTTATTCCAGTACTTAAGGATATTGTGGTTAGTATAGATATTGAAAAGCGTGAAATAATAATTAAACCAGTGAATGATTGGCTAGAATGA
- a CDS encoding KH domain-containing protein, translated as MKQLLEVLAKSLVDKPEMVVVNEVAHEHTVVLELSVAHEDMGKVIGKQGRIAKAIRTVVKAAAVKENKKVVVEIK; from the coding sequence ATGAAACAGTTACTTGAAGTATTGGCAAAGTCTTTAGTTGATAAACCCGAAATGGTAGTAGTAAACGAAGTAGCGCATGAGCATACGGTAGTCCTTGAATTATCTGTTGCCCATGAGGATATGGGAAAAGTTATAGGGAAACAGGGTAGAATAGCTAAAGCTATTAGAACTGTTGTAAAGGCAGCTGCTGTTAAAGAAAACAAAAAAGTAGTTGTTGAAATAAAGTAA
- the rpsP gene encoding 30S ribosomal protein S16, which yields MAVKIRLKRMGAKHAPFYRVVVADSRAPRDGRFIEEIGYYNPTTEPTTIKIDVEKAASWIKNGAQPSDTVKRLLNKIAVN from the coding sequence ATGGCAGTTAAAATAAGATTAAAAAGAATGGGTGCTAAACATGCTCCATTTTATAGAGTAGTAGTTGCAGATTCAAGAGCACCTAGAGATGGAAGATTTATCGAAGAAATAGGATACTACAACCCAACAACAGAGCCAACAACTATTAAAATCGATGTTGAAAAAGCAGCTAGTTGGATTAAGAATGGTGCACAACCTTCTGATACAGTTAAGAGATTACTTAATAAAATAGCAGTCAACTAG
- the ffh gene encoding signal recognition particle protein — protein MAFEGLSSKLQDTIKKLKGKGKLSEKDIKDAMREVKLALLEADVNYKVVKDFVKNVSEKCLGNGVLESLTPGQQVIKIVNDELTSLMGNSESKIEFSINGLTIIMLVGLQGAGKTTMGGKLALSFKKKNKKPLLVACDVYRPAAIKQLQVVGKQIDIPVFTMGDKVSPVDIAKASLAFAKENGNNVVIIDTAGRLHIDENLMEELQNIKSSVGPSEILLVVDSMTGQDAVNVADSFNSQLDITGVILTKLDGDTRGGAALSIKAITGKSIKFVGIGEKMNDLEVFYPDRMASRILGMGDVLSLIEKAQQSIDENEAKELGSRMLSQEFNLEDYLSMIQQMKKLGPLDKLMEMMPGANKKELQGVDFSKSEKDMGKVEAIIKSMTALERKHPSMISSSSSRKKRIANGSGTLVQQVNKLLKDFEMAKKMMKQAKGFQKPGKKGLFGKMPF, from the coding sequence ATGGCATTTGAAGGATTATCTTCTAAGTTACAGGATACCATAAAAAAATTAAAAGGTAAGGGTAAGCTTTCTGAAAAAGATATTAAAGACGCTATGAGAGAAGTAAAATTAGCATTGCTTGAAGCAGATGTTAATTATAAAGTAGTTAAGGATTTTGTGAAAAATGTTAGTGAAAAGTGTTTAGGTAATGGAGTGTTAGAAAGTTTAACACCTGGGCAACAGGTTATCAAAATTGTTAACGATGAGCTAACTAGTTTAATGGGTAATTCAGAAAGTAAAATAGAGTTTTCTATAAATGGGCTAACAATTATAATGCTCGTAGGTCTTCAAGGTGCTGGTAAAACTACAATGGGTGGAAAACTTGCTCTTTCTTTTAAAAAGAAAAACAAAAAACCATTGTTGGTTGCCTGTGATGTATATAGACCAGCTGCAATTAAACAATTGCAGGTAGTAGGAAAACAAATTGATATTCCAGTATTTACTATGGGAGACAAGGTTAGTCCTGTAGATATTGCAAAAGCATCCTTAGCCTTTGCCAAGGAGAATGGTAATAATGTAGTTATAATTGATACAGCAGGAAGACTTCACATAGATGAAAATCTAATGGAAGAACTTCAAAATATAAAATCAAGTGTAGGACCAAGTGAAATACTACTTGTTGTAGATTCTATGACAGGCCAAGATGCAGTTAATGTTGCAGATAGCTTTAATTCACAACTAGATATAACTGGAGTCATTTTGACTAAATTAGATGGAGATACAAGAGGTGGGGCAGCACTATCTATCAAAGCTATAACTGGCAAATCTATAAAATTTGTTGGTATTGGTGAAAAAATGAATGATTTGGAAGTATTCTATCCTGATAGGATGGCGTCAAGAATACTTGGTATGGGAGATGTACTTTCATTAATTGAAAAAGCACAGCAGTCTATAGATGAAAATGAAGCAAAAGAACTTGGTAGCAGAATGCTTTCTCAAGAATTTAATCTAGAAGACTATTTATCAATGATACAACAAATGAAAAAACTGGGACCATTAGATAAATTAATGGAAATGATGCCTGGTGCTAATAAAAAGGAATTGCAGGGAGTAGACTTTTCTAAAAGCGAAAAAGATATGGGAAAGGTTGAAGCTATTATAAAATCAATGACTGCATTAGAAAGAAAACATCCTAGTATGATTAGTAGCTCTTCTTCTAGAAAAAAGAGAATAGCTAATGGATCAGGTACTTTGGTACAGCAGGTAAATAAACTTTTAAAAGATTTTGAAATGGCAAAGAAAATGATGAAGCAAGCAAAGGGATTCCAAAAACCAGGTAAAAAAGGGTTGTTTGGTAAAATGCCTTTTTAA
- a CDS encoding putative DNA-binding protein translates to MEKRFEISLLFDFYGELLTEKQKDIMDLYFNNDLSLSEIAEINNTSRQATHDTIKTCEKMLLVYEEKLKLLNKDHKLKETLTNIISELDNLQIDIKDEKMNQLIYDIKARISENI, encoded by the coding sequence ATGGAAAAAAGATTTGAAATTTCCCTATTATTTGATTTTTATGGTGAATTGCTTACTGAAAAGCAAAAGGATATAATGGATTTGTATTTTAATAATGATTTGTCACTATCAGAAATAGCAGAAATAAATAATACTAGCAGGCAAGCTACCCATGATACAATTAAAACATGTGAAAAGATGCTTTTAGTATATGAAGAAAAATTGAAATTATTAAATAAAGATCACAAACTGAAAGAAACATTAACAAACATTATATCAGAATTAGATAATTTGCAAATTGATATAAAAGATGAAAAAATGAATCAACTTATATATGATATAAAAGCCCGGATCAGTGAAAATATTTAG
- the ftsY gene encoding signal recognition particle-docking protein FtsY, producing MLRGFFDKLKDGLTKTRNSITEKVSEVLNLAIRIDDELYEELEEILITADIGVETSIYVIDELKKKVKENKIKDPTEIKPCLKEVLIEILGESENSINTRNLPKVLLIIGVNGVGKTTSIGKIATMLKAEKYKVLIAAADTFRAAAIEQLEIWSNRAGVELIKHQEGSDPAAVVFDAVQAAKARKVDVLICDTAGRLHNKKNLMDELSKINRVIKREFIEANMETLLVLDATTGQNGVEQAKQFMAICPIDGIILTKLDGTAKGGVVISIKKQLNIPVKYIGVGEGIDDLQEFNSRDFVEALF from the coding sequence ATGCTGCGAGGATTTTTTGATAAGCTAAAAGATGGACTAACTAAAACTAGAAATAGCATAACAGAAAAAGTTAGTGAAGTATTAAACTTAGCCATTAGAATTGATGATGAATTATATGAGGAACTAGAAGAGATATTAATAACAGCAGATATAGGTGTAGAGACTTCTATTTATGTCATTGACGAACTTAAAAAGAAGGTAAAAGAAAATAAAATAAAAGATCCAACAGAAATTAAACCCTGTTTAAAAGAAGTTTTAATTGAGATATTAGGTGAAAGTGAAAATTCAATAAATACTAGAAATCTACCAAAAGTCCTTTTGATAATTGGTGTTAACGGAGTTGGAAAAACTACTTCCATTGGTAAAATCGCGACAATGCTCAAAGCTGAGAAATATAAAGTTCTCATTGCTGCAGCAGATACATTTAGAGCAGCGGCAATTGAACAGTTAGAGATTTGGAGCAATAGAGCAGGTGTGGAACTCATTAAGCATCAAGAGGGCTCTGATCCAGCTGCTGTAGTTTTTGATGCTGTTCAAGCAGCCAAAGCAAGAAAGGTTGATGTGCTAATTTGTGATACTGCAGGTAGACTTCATAATAAAAAAAATCTTATGGATGAACTTTCAAAAATAAATAGGGTGATTAAAAGGGAGTTTATTGAGGCTAATATGGAAACTTTATTAGTGCTTGATGCGACTACTGGGCAAAACGGTGTTGAACAAGCTAAGCAATTTATGGCAATATGTCCTATAGATGGCATAATATTAACTAAATTAGATGGTACTGCAAAAGGTGGGGTTGTAATATCGATAAAAAAACAACTAAATATTCCTGTAAAATATATAGGAGTTGGTGAAGGTATAGATGATTTACAAGAGTTTAATTCAAGAGATTTTGTAGAGGCACTATTTTAA
- the smc gene encoding chromosome segregation protein SMC translates to MFLKSIEIRGFKSFADKTELTFKKGITAVVGPNGSGKSNISDAVRWVLGEQSVRNLRGDKMEDVIFAGTQFRKPVGLAQVALTLDNSDCELDIDYSNVTISRRLYRSGESEYLINNTSCRLKDVQQLFMDTGIGKEGYSIIGQGKIDAILSGKTEERRKLFEEAAGIVKFKSRKEEAEKRLDITQQNLIRIEDILSTYEERLEPLMIESEKAKKFLKFFEELKSKEVSLIIDAINKVEEKIKNTQGECSRLKLEVINITEEKNQLKKDVEYWNGELEKFEIKNQEEKQLYYNNKLIYQNSISEINILKERIENLVKLIDKTSKDSDGIHEKLSDFKVNLHGLENSLSNIKNTQIEIEEKIQTEEMKIKVIQENIAVESAQAQSLKDEEQNNTSKTILLTNRLLILNNNIEVAKRRVELLKNNIENFNNSIKSNVNIKIMFQSKMEEFKEKIFHYENQLSENKREITKLQNMLNNDEITMKNYNFKINKTEANFNVLTTLEKKHEGYNKSVKNLMQHINEGKVGNIHECFVLGEVIKVEKELEVAIEIALGGSISHMITKDETVAKLLISYLKSNNLGRATFLPLNIIKGKMLTIDNETKNSPGYVGIANQLVGFDEKFSEVISFILGRTIICKDMDSALYISKRNNFRYKIVTLSGEVINLGGSLTGGSVYSKTSSIIGRKREIEELAKDLNTLKSESIIYLEKIKQSKSEILRLEKENINLKDEAHFENIEKTKMEAKINTLEDETNRLKNNIMTLDTEKLSEESKLKIDNSEVDEKNVSVCELARVKDEIQQNQSNVGLTLKDKLQEIENIKASIIDAKIKKAGIDETIRNKVSEIKRLNEEILVYNNKIIVCSKEIQEAMINKKTSADSIQNSEEKANEILTTLENMEKNFEASEIQRIKIKDKIKINVEQLENVSQILEKSEKDLYKCELILEKVGMEKDNYYQKLNEDFELTYAEALEFKYEIDDIDKLKKEILALKGNISKLGKVNVGAIEEYKEVKEKFTFMDVQKQDLILAKDELLTVICEMTKKMKEIFSENFEILRQNFHETFMELFKGGSADLILTEGDELTAKIDINVQPPGKKLQNISLMSGGEKVLSAIALLFAILKMKPTPFCILDEIEAALDDANVVRYAEFLTKFSDNVQFIIITHRKGTMEASDVLYGVTMEEKGVSKIVSVDFNK, encoded by the coding sequence ATGTTTTTAAAATCTATTGAAATACGAGGATTTAAATCCTTTGCAGATAAAACAGAGTTAACATTTAAAAAGGGCATTACAGCGGTAGTAGGACCTAATGGTAGTGGTAAAAGCAATATTTCTGATGCTGTTAGATGGGTTCTTGGAGAACAAAGTGTAAGAAATCTAAGAGGAGATAAGATGGAGGACGTTATATTTGCGGGCACACAGTTTAGGAAACCCGTTGGTCTTGCGCAGGTTGCTTTGACACTAGATAATAGTGATTGCGAATTAGATATTGATTATTCTAATGTGACCATATCCAGAAGATTATATAGGTCAGGAGAAAGTGAATATTTAATAAACAATACATCTTGTAGATTAAAAGATGTTCAACAGCTTTTTATGGATACAGGCATAGGAAAAGAAGGATACTCAATTATTGGTCAAGGTAAAATTGATGCTATTTTAAGTGGAAAAACTGAAGAAAGAAGAAAGTTGTTTGAAGAGGCTGCTGGGATTGTAAAATTTAAAAGCAGAAAAGAAGAAGCAGAAAAGAGATTGGACATCACTCAGCAGAATCTTATTAGAATAGAAGATATTTTAAGTACTTATGAAGAAAGATTAGAACCATTAATGATTGAGAGTGAAAAGGCTAAGAAATTTCTGAAATTTTTTGAAGAGTTAAAAAGCAAAGAGGTTAGCCTAATTATTGATGCTATAAATAAAGTGGAAGAAAAAATTAAAAACACTCAAGGTGAATGTTCTAGATTAAAGTTAGAAGTTATAAATATTACAGAAGAAAAAAACCAATTAAAGAAGGATGTTGAATACTGGAACGGTGAGCTTGAAAAATTTGAAATTAAGAATCAGGAAGAAAAGCAATTATATTATAACAATAAATTAATTTATCAGAATAGTATCTCTGAAATAAATATTTTAAAGGAAAGAATAGAAAATTTAGTAAAGCTTATAGATAAAACATCAAAGGACAGCGATGGCATTCATGAAAAATTATCGGATTTTAAAGTTAATTTACATGGACTGGAGAATTCTTTAAGTAATATAAAAAATACTCAAATAGAAATAGAAGAAAAAATTCAGACTGAGGAAATGAAAATTAAAGTTATTCAAGAAAATATAGCAGTTGAAAGTGCGCAGGCGCAATCTCTTAAGGATGAAGAGCAAAACAATACTTCTAAAACTATTTTACTTACCAATAGATTATTAATTTTAAATAATAATATAGAGGTTGCTAAAAGAAGAGTAGAACTTTTGAAAAATAATATTGAAAACTTTAATAATTCAATAAAAAGCAATGTAAATATAAAAATAATGTTTCAAAGTAAAATGGAAGAATTTAAAGAGAAAATATTCCATTATGAAAATCAGCTTTCGGAAAATAAGCGAGAGATTACTAAACTTCAAAACATGCTAAACAATGATGAAATAACAATGAAAAATTATAATTTTAAAATAAACAAAACTGAAGCTAATTTTAATGTATTGACAACTTTAGAAAAAAAACATGAAGGTTATAATAAATCAGTAAAAAATTTAATGCAACATATTAATGAAGGCAAGGTAGGTAACATTCATGAGTGTTTTGTACTGGGCGAAGTTATAAAAGTAGAAAAAGAATTGGAAGTAGCAATAGAAATTGCTTTAGGCGGTTCAATATCACACATGATAACTAAAGATGAAACTGTGGCAAAACTGTTAATTAGTTATTTGAAATCAAATAATCTTGGACGTGCAACCTTTTTGCCGTTGAATATAATTAAAGGTAAAATGCTCACAATTGATAATGAAACTAAAAATAGTCCAGGCTATGTTGGAATTGCAAACCAGCTAGTAGGCTTTGACGAAAAGTTTAGTGAAGTTATTTCTTTTATACTTGGCAGAACAATTATATGTAAAGATATGGACTCAGCCCTATACATATCTAAAAGGAATAATTTTAGATATAAAATTGTTACATTATCAGGAGAAGTGATAAATCTGGGTGGATCATTAACTGGTGGGAGTGTATATTCAAAAACCTCAAGTATAATTGGGCGAAAAAGGGAGATAGAAGAACTGGCTAAAGATTTAAATACCTTAAAAAGTGAATCGATTATTTATTTAGAGAAAATAAAACAAAGTAAATCTGAAATTTTAAGGTTAGAAAAAGAAAATATAAACTTAAAGGACGAGGCTCATTTTGAGAATATTGAAAAGACAAAAATGGAAGCTAAAATAAATACATTAGAAGATGAAACAAATAGACTGAAAAATAATATAATGACTTTAGATACTGAAAAATTGTCAGAAGAGAGTAAATTAAAAATTGATAATAGTGAAGTAGATGAGAAGAATGTATCTGTTTGTGAATTGGCACGTGTAAAAGATGAAATACAACAAAACCAAAGTAATGTGGGACTTACATTAAAAGATAAATTGCAAGAAATTGAGAATATTAAAGCATCAATTATTGATGCAAAGATAAAAAAAGCTGGAATTGACGAAACCATACGCAATAAGGTTTCTGAAATTAAAAGGCTAAACGAAGAAATTTTAGTATATAATAATAAAATAATTGTTTGCTCCAAGGAAATACAAGAAGCAATGATAAATAAGAAAACAAGCGCAGATTCAATTCAAAATAGTGAAGAAAAAGCCAATGAAATACTGACCACATTAGAAAATATGGAAAAAAACTTTGAAGCCAGTGAAATTCAAAGGATTAAAATCAAAGATAAAATAAAAATAAACGTGGAACAGTTAGAAAATGTTTCCCAAATCCTAGAAAAAAGCGAAAAAGATTTGTATAAATGTGAGCTAATTCTTGAAAAAGTAGGAATGGAAAAGGATAATTATTACCAGAAATTGAATGAAGACTTTGAATTAACCTATGCAGAAGCGTTAGAATTTAAATATGAAATTGACGACATTGATAAGCTTAAAAAGGAAATTTTAGCATTAAAAGGAAACATATCAAAACTTGGTAAAGTTAATGTAGGTGCAATTGAAGAGTATAAAGAAGTAAAAGAGAAATTTACTTTTATGGATGTCCAAAAACAAGACTTAATATTAGCTAAAGATGAATTATTAACTGTAATCTGTGAAATGACTAAAAAAATGAAGGAAATATTTTCAGAAAACTTTGAGATACTAAGGCAAAATTTCCATGAAACCTTCATGGAATTGTTTAAGGGTGGCAGTGCGGATTTAATACTTACAGAGGGCGATGAACTTACAGCTAAAATTGATATTAACGTACAACCACCAGGGAAAAAACTTCAAAACATAAGTTTAATGTCTGGTGGAGAAAAAGTTTTATCAGCAATTGCATTATTATTTGCAATTTTAAAAATGAAACCAACACCTTTTTGTATTTTAGATGAAATTGAGGCAGCTCTGGACGATGCAAACGTAGTTAGATATGCTGAATTCTTAACGAAATTCTCTGATAATGTTCAGTTCATTATAATAACTCACAGAAAAGGAACTATGGAAGCTAGTGATGTATTATATGGCGTTACCATGGAAGAAAAAGGAGTATCGAAAATAGTATCTGTAGATTTTAATAAGTAA
- a CDS encoding stage V sporulation protein S, with the protein MEVLKVSANSQPKSVAGALAAALRGNSIAELQAVGAGAVNQAVKAIAITRGFVAPNGIDLVVIPAFVEITIDGEKRTAIKFIVEPR; encoded by the coding sequence ATGGAAGTATTAAAAGTATCAGCAAATTCACAACCTAAATCAGTAGCAGGAGCATTAGCGGCAGCACTAAGGGGGAATTCAATTGCTGAATTACAAGCTGTAGGTGCAGGAGCAGTTAATCAAGCAGTAAAAGCTATTGCCATTACTAGGGGGTTTGTTGCACCCAATGGTATTGACTTAGTAGTAATTCCTGCTTTTGTAGAAATAACAATAGATGGAGAAAAAAGAACAGCAATAAAATTTATAGTTGAACCAAGATAA
- a CDS encoding elongator complex protein 3: protein MSNLHYIIPIFVPHEGCPHDCVFCNQNSITGTKVKVDAAYVDRTVNEYLRTINNDDAIIEVSFFGGTFTAIKTEKQVELLTVAKKFKDSNKIKFIRLSTRPDYIDDSILQNLKKYTVDIIELGVQSLDGEVLLKSGRGHTAEDVERASKLIKQYGFILGHQIMIGLPGDNINKDIDTAKGVIALKPDICRIYPALVIKDTPMEKMYKNQTFKPYSLSEAINISKIIYLMMMSNKINVIRIGLQPTEEISEGNDLVSGPFHPAFRELVEGSIYNDILHDVISSNIKNDNTVNTVSVKINPKDISKLYANGKSFFYDIKKQIGTNLIEVFQDITIERGNISVYIGEKCINISISEYAHSKYKEGF from the coding sequence ATGAGTAATTTGCATTACATAATTCCGATTTTTGTACCACATGAAGGTTGTCCACATGATTGTGTGTTTTGCAATCAAAATAGCATAACAGGCACAAAAGTAAAAGTTGACGCAGCATATGTGGATAGAACAGTAAATGAATACTTAAGAACAATAAACAATGATGATGCTATTATTGAGGTATCATTCTTTGGAGGAACTTTTACAGCTATAAAAACAGAAAAGCAGGTAGAGCTTTTAACTGTTGCAAAGAAGTTTAAAGATAGTAATAAAATAAAATTTATAAGATTGTCTACAAGACCGGATTATATCGATGATAGTATATTGCAAAATCTTAAAAAATACACTGTAGATATTATAGAACTAGGAGTCCAGTCCTTAGACGGGGAAGTACTATTGAAATCAGGCAGAGGGCATACTGCGGAAGATGTGGAGCGCGCATCGAAACTTATAAAGCAATATGGGTTTATCTTGGGGCATCAAATTATGATAGGGCTACCAGGAGATAATATAAACAAAGACATAGATACAGCGAAAGGAGTTATTGCTCTTAAACCAGATATTTGTAGAATATATCCTGCTCTTGTAATTAAAGATACACCAATGGAAAAAATGTATAAAAATCAAACATTTAAACCTTATTCACTAAGTGAAGCAATAAATATAAGTAAAATAATTTATCTTATGATGATGTCAAACAAAATAAATGTTATTAGAATAGGATTACAACCCACTGAGGAAATTTCTGAGGGGAATGATTTGGTTTCCGGGCCATTTCATCCAGCATTTAGAGAACTCGTTGAAGGTAGTATATATAATGACATACTACATGATGTCATCAGCAGTAATATTAAAAATGATAATACTGTTAATACAGTTTCAGTTAAAATAAATCCAAAAGATATTTCAAAACTTTATGCTAATGGCAAAAGCTTTTTTTATGACATAAAGAAACAAATAGGTACAAATTTAATAGAGGTATTTCAAGATATTACCATAGAACGTGGAAATATTAGTGTATATATTGGAGAAAAATGTATTAATATTAGTATATCTGAATATGCACACTCGAAATATAAAGAAGGATTTTAA
- the rnc gene encoding ribonuclease III, with protein sequence MKCDIKLQNLENELELNFSDKELLKTAITHSSFANQKKKVEFNERLEFLGDSVLQLVISEYLYINFTEKYEGYLTKIRSLIVCENSLCDIANAWKLGMYMNMSKGEEITGGRNRVSILADCVEAVIAAIYLDTGIEYSKSFILKNFKSTIDKAISNEIVLDYKTKLQEILQQNGEVHICYELVKFEGPPHKRKFFVNVSINGTVSGSGQGLSKKEAEQNAAKEVIASQEDMHE encoded by the coding sequence ATGAAGTGCGATATAAAATTACAGAACCTTGAGAATGAACTGGAATTAAATTTTAGTGATAAGGAGTTATTAAAAACTGCAATAACCCATAGTTCCTTTGCAAATCAGAAAAAAAAGGTTGAATTTAATGAAAGACTTGAGTTCTTAGGGGATTCGGTGTTACAACTTGTAATATCCGAATATTTATACATTAATTTTACTGAAAAGTATGAAGGCTATTTAACTAAAATTAGATCTCTAATTGTTTGTGAAAATTCACTGTGCGATATTGCAAACGCCTGGAAACTCGGAATGTACATGAACATGAGCAAAGGCGAAGAAATTACTGGCGGTAGAAATAGAGTTTCAATATTGGCAGATTGTGTTGAAGCTGTCATTGCCGCTATATATTTAGACACCGGAATAGAGTATTCAAAGTCCTTTATACTTAAGAACTTTAAATCAACTATTGATAAAGCGATTAGTAATGAGATAGTTTTGGACTATAAGACTAAGCTTCAGGAAATATTACAGCAAAATGGAGAAGTGCATATTTGCTATGAACTTGTAAAATTTGAAGGACCACCACATAAAAGGAAATTTTTTGTTAATGTATCAATAAATGGAACTGTAAGTGGTTCAGGTCAAGGACTTAGTAAAAAAGAGGCAGAGCAAAATGCAGCCAAAGAAGTTATTGCAAGTCAGGAGGATATGCATGAGTAA
- the acpP gene encoding acyl carrier protein produces the protein MMFEKIRATIASQLSIDEEEIKMESSFMNNLGADSLDIVELIMALEEEYDIEIPDEDVEKIATVGDVVEYIKAHTEE, from the coding sequence ATTATGTTTGAAAAAATTAGAGCTACTATAGCATCACAGTTAAGTATAGATGAAGAAGAAATAAAAATGGAATCATCTTTTATGAATAATTTAGGCGCTGACTCTCTTGATATTGTTGAATTAATTATGGCATTGGAAGAAGAATACGATATAGAGATTCCTGATGAAGATGTTGAGAAAATTGCCACTGTCGGCGATGTAGTAGAATATATTAAAGCCCACACTGAAGAATAA
- the plsX gene encoding phosphate acyltransferase PlsX translates to MVVVVDGMGGDFSPSAVVEGCIAAIKEYDIDILITGAEDLICEELLKYTYDSNRIKIIDAKEVISTSEHPVMAIKRKKDSSLVKALNLVKSGDADAIISAGSTGAFLAGCTLIVGRIKGIDRPALAPIMPGKSGPFMIIDCGANAECKPHYLVQFGLMGKTYFENILKIANPSVGLVNIGTEEEKGNELSKSAHKLLKEANLNFVGNVEAREIPTGDINILVCDGFVGNVILKLYEGAVANIFDILKTGIMSSFRTKLGGLLLKPVFKKFKLDFDYKEYGGAAFLGVNGICIKAHGSSDAKAFKNAIKQATIFYDNNVVEKLKLEIEKSSEQEKNVSSNL, encoded by the coding sequence ATGGTAGTTGTTGTAGATGGAATGGGTGGAGATTTTTCTCCAAGTGCCGTGGTTGAAGGTTGCATTGCGGCAATAAAAGAGTATGATATAGATATCTTAATAACTGGTGCTGAGGATTTAATTTGCGAAGAACTATTGAAATATACCTATGATTCTAATAGAATAAAAATTATTGATGCAAAGGAAGTTATTAGTACAAGTGAACATCCAGTAATGGCAATTAAGCGCAAAAAGGATTCTAGCCTCGTAAAAGCCTTGAATCTTGTAAAAAGTGGCGATGCAGATGCTATTATTTCAGCTGGAAGTACTGGTGCTTTTTTAGCTGGTTGTACGCTTATAGTAGGAAGAATAAAAGGCATAGATAGACCGGCGCTTGCACCTATAATGCCGGGAAAAAGTGGTCCTTTTATGATAATTGATTGTGGAGCCAATGCAGAATGTAAGCCTCATTATTTAGTTCAATTTGGACTTATGGGGAAAACATATTTTGAAAATATTCTAAAAATAGCTAATCCATCTGTGGGCCTTGTAAATATAGGTACAGAAGAGGAGAAGGGTAACGAACTTTCTAAATCAGCTCATAAACTACTTAAAGAGGCAAATTTAAATTTTGTAGGTAATGTGGAAGCAAGAGAAATACCGACTGGAGACATTAATATTTTGGTGTGTGATGGATTTGTAGGAAATGTAATATTAAAATTATATGAAGGTGCAGTTGCTAATATATTTGATATATTAAAAACTGGCATAATGAGTTCTTTTAGAACCAAGCTTGGAGGCTTGCTATTAAAACCTGTGTTTAAAAAGTTTAAACTGGATTTTGACTATAAAGAATATGGTGGGGCTGCCTTTCTGGGTGTAAATGGGATTTGTATAAAAGCTCATGGAAGTTCAGACGCCAAAGCATTTAAAAATGCAATAAAACAGGCTACAATATTTTATGATAATAATGTGGTAGAAAAATTAAAATTGGAAATTGAAAAATCCTCTGAGCAAGAAAAGAATGTAAGTAGTAATTTGTAA